The following are from one region of the Neurospora crassa OR74A linkage group III, whole genome shotgun sequence genome:
- a CDS encoding aspartic proteinase yields MKRTTIWEWILTASLLSTTEAFAIRQKQDADTPKMVSLQTERLSVPKPAARDKLQRRGMNDVALDNVIGGYYVNVTIGTPGRNLSLHLDTGSSDTWVNSPSSILCQDEDKPCEYSGTYLANDSSTYEYISNHFDIKYVDGSGARGDYASDTFTIGNTKLNRLQFGIGYSSTNAQGLLGIGYTLSEVQTRAGLPAYNNLPAQMVADGLINSNAYSIWLNDLDALTGTILFGGVDAAKYEGDLLTLPVQTPEKGTYKNLMVTMTGLSLSQSQSSSSDKGNGDDTTQISKDNLALAVLLDTGSTLSYLPSELVKPLYDAIGIEYITDPDGKVDGYAPCHLMSSSQSVMFSFSSPLQIAVPMNELIVNRTFHGKLPRMPDGVTDACIFGIQERNGTGANTLGDTFLRSAYVVFDLDNNEISMAQTRFNATATDLKEIKKGKGGVPGAKAVENPVEATSGLSGNEGGIYVNGAACELNVGMGMAWGLLVGATMVVLGL; encoded by the exons ATGAAGAGAACGACGATATGGGAATGGATCTTGACGGCATCCCTTCTCTCAACAACGGAAGCCTTCGCCATTCGACAAAAGCAAGATGCAGATACCCCAAAGATGGTCAGTCTGCAGACGGAACGATTGTCAGTCCCAAAACCTGCTGCCCGAGACAAGCTACAAAGGAGAGGAATGAATGACGTCGCATTAGACAATGTC ATAGGTGGATACTATGTCAATGTGACCATTGGTACACCCGGAAGGAATCTTTCCCTACATCTCGACACAGGCTCAAGTGATACTTGGGTGAATTCTCCCAGTTCGATTCTTTGTCAAGATGAAGACAAACCATGCGAATACTCCGGCACCTACCTAGCCAATGACTCGTCTACTTATGAGTACATCAGCAATCATTTCGACATCAAGTATGTGGATGGGTCTGGCGCCAGAGGGGACTATGCCTCCGATACTTTCACAATCGGCAACACCAAACTGAACCGGCTGCAGTTTGGCATTGGCTACTCTTCAACTAACGCGCAGGGACTGCTCGGTATAGGGTACACCCTGAGCGAAGTGCAAACCCGTGCCGGGTTGCCAGCCTATAACAACCTTCCGGCGCAAATGGTCGCCGACGGCTTGATCAACTCCAACGCCTACTCCATCTGGCTCAATGACCTCGATGCCCTCACGGGTACCATTCTCTTCGGCGGCGTCGACGCCGCCAAGTACGAGGGCGACCTGCTCACCCTACCCGTTCAAACCCCAGAAAAGGGCACGTACAAGAACCTCATGGTCACCATGACCGGCCTGTCTCTATCTCAGTCCCAGTCCTCCTCCAGCGACAAGGGCAACGGTGATGACACCACCCAGATCTCCAAAGACAACCTCGCCCTTGCCGTTCTCTTGGACACCGGCTCAACCCTCAGTTATCTCCCCAGTGAGCTCGTCAAACCGCTCTACGACGCGATCGGTATCGAATACATAACAGACCCCGACGGCAAAGTAGATGGCTACGCGCCCTGCCATCTCATGTCCTCGTCGCAATCCGTCatgttctccttctcctccccgcTTCAGATTGCCGTGCCCATGAACGAGCTCATCGTCAACCGGACCTTCCACGGAAAACTCCCACGCATGCCGGACGGCGTCACAGACGCCTGCATCTTTGGCATCCAAGAACGTAATGGCACGGGAGCAAACACCTTGGGCGACACGTTCCTGCGCAGCGCGTATGTTGTGTTTGATTTGGACAACAACGAGATCTCGATGGCGCAGACGAGGTTTAATGCCACGGCGACGGACCTGAAGGAGATTAAGAAGGGCAAAGGTGGGGTGCCGGGCGCGAAGGCGGTGGAAAATCCTGTGGAGGCCACGAGCGGCCTGTCTGGTAATGAAGGGGGGATATATGTGAATGGGGCGGCGTGTGAATTGAATGTGGGTATGGGAATGGCTTGGGGTTTGTTGGTTGGTGCTACGATGGTGGTTTTGGGGTTGTGA
- the pp-1 gene encoding transcription factor steA — translation MYSSQHANMAAASQKPETFMLSTEAQQALPHDAQVALQQVDNLKYFLISAPVDWQPDQYIRRFLLPTGEYVSCVLWNNLFHISGTDIVRCLSFRFQAFGRPVKNSKKFEEGIFSDLRNLKAGSDASLEEPKSPFLDFLYKNNCIRTQKKQKVFFWYSVPHDRLFLDALERDLKREKMGQEATTVAVSEPALSFQYDSSQSLFESLTKAQQANSSSFPAQQLAFQSQSTSPILRAADSMPPPQMMQPMPSQMMQPMGQNMGQQMSQTMSQSMAPLSDGLEAMVSYGAMTMGPAMTCPQPMVKREPDYGRVQYTQNGVPITQVHQRHTSMPAYGLECSPAPSFVSSHFEDYSQRGLSFEPLTPPHQQMGVIGEPAYIANEETGLYTAIPDHLNAGALNGMMQLPPSNLAAPSYPRSYASSSISQDHARGYSPMAAYTVIEGSPTYKQRRRRSSIPPSVLSATTAIAAGTPGVYKPSDLRRSVSASVGPVAEGDESADNSPPGLTYSNPAINMARQQHHEMLELSRHGTPLSTVEGSPALNPMNISMGQSYGPLNDDELAPMSERQMSQGHPGVIRRARSATVSELGPYPQKSHSCPIPSCGRVFKRLEHLKRHVRTHTQERPYVCSYCQKAFSRSDNLAQHKRTHDRGDGSEGTSNLSGEEEEEYSSPTSEGGYVHASGAPSNGNSSTPQSTMYNNLQTLSMPMTISEPQPINTGEMMRNELEF, via the exons ATGTATTCTTCGCAGCATGCCAATATGGCTGCCGCTTCGCAAAAACCCGAGACTTTTATGCTGAGCACTGAGGCCCAGCAAGCTCTTCCGCATGATGCCCAGGTAGCTCTGCAGCAGGTTGACAACC TCAAGTATTTCCTCATCTCCGCGCCCGTCGACTGGCAACCAGACCAATACATCCGGAGGTTCCTTCTACCCACCGGCGAGTATGTGTCTTGTGTGCTATGGAACAACCTCTTCCACATCTCCGGTACCGACATTGTGAGATGTCTGTCTTTCCGATTCCAGGCCTTCGGCCGTCCCGTGAAGAACTCAAAGAAGTTTGAGGAAGGTATCTTCTCGGACTTGCGCAATCTGAAGGCGGGAAGCGATGCCTCCCTCGAGGAGCCAAAGAGCCCTTTCTTGGACTTCCTGTACAAGAATAACTGCATCCGAAcgcagaagaagcaaaaggtgTTCTTCTGGTACAGCGTGCCCCACGACAGGCTCTTCCTTGATGCGCTCGAGAGAGACCtcaagagagagaagatgggCCAGGAAGCGACAACAGTTGCCGTTAGCGAGCCTGCCTTGTCCTTCCAGTACGATTCTTCCCAGTCGCTCTTCGAGTCTCTCACCAAGGCCCAGCAGGCCAACTCGTCCTCTTTTCCGGCCCAGCAACTCGCCTTTCAGTCCCAGTCCACCTCGCCCATCTTGCGCGCCGCCGATTCAATGCCTCCCCCTCAAATGATGCAGCCGATGCCATCGCAGATGATGCAGCCAATGGGGCAGAACATGGGACAGCAAATGTCTCAAACCATGTCCCAGTCAATGGCCCCTTTGTCCGATGGTCTGGAGGCCATGGTCTCTTACGGAGCGATGACCATGGGACCCGCGATGACCTGCCCTCAGCCAATGGTCAAGCGGGAACCCGATTATGGTCGTGTTCAGTATACCCAGAATGGTGTGCCCATCACGCAGGTACACCAGCGACACACTTCCATGCCTGCGTATGGCTTGGAGTGCTCGCCTGCCCCATCGTTCGTCTCGTCGCATTTTGAGGACTATAGCCAGAGAGGACTCTCCTTTGAGCCCTTGACGCCTCCTCACCAGCAAATGGGCGTCATCGGCGAGCCCGCTTATATCGCCAATGAGGAGACCGGTCTCTATACTGCCATTCCCGATCACCTTAACGCTGGTGCCCTCAATGGCATGATGCAGCTTCCGCCATCCAACCTCGCGGCCCCATCATACCCCCGCTCGTACGCGTCTAGCAGCATATCTCAAGACCATGCCAGAGGGTACTCTCCCATGGCCGCCTACACAGTCATCGAGGGGTCACCCACATATaagcagaggaggaggcgctcTTCCATTCCCCCATCAGTTCTGTCTGCCACGACAGCAATTGCTGCGGGTACTCCTGGGGTGTACAAGCCCTCGGATCTGCGGAGGTCCGTGTCTGCCTCTGTCGGTCCCGTGGCCGAGGGTGATGAGTCTGCGGACAACTCTCCCCCTGGGTTGACGTACAGCAACCCTGCCATCAACATGGcccgccagcagcaccacgAGATGCTCGAGCTTTCGAGGCACGGTACTCCCCTGTCCACTGTCGAGGGCAGCCCTGCGCTCAACCCCATGAATATTTCCATGGGTCAGAGCTACGGCCCCCTCAACGATGACGAACTTGCTCCCATGAGCGAGCGACAGATGTCCCAGGGCCACCCCGGCGTAATCCGTCGCGCGCGTTCTGCCACGGTTTCGGAGCTTGGTCCTTATCCCCAGAAGTCGCACTCTTGCCCCATTCCCTCATGCGGTCGTGTCTTCAAGCGTTTGGAGCACCTTAAGAG ACATGTAAGGACACATACACAAGAGAGACCTTACGTCTGCTCATACTGCCAGAAGGCCTTCTCCCGATCAGATAACCTAGCACA GCACAAGCGTACACACGATCGTGGCGACGGTTCTGAGGGTACTTCGAACCTCtctggagaggaggaagaggagtacTCTTCGCCAACATCTGAGGGTGGCTACGTCCACGCCTCAGGAGCACCCAGCAATGGCAACAGCTCAACACCCCAGTCAACCATGTACAACAACCTCCAGACTTTGAGCATGCCCATGACAATAAGCGAGCCTCAGCCGATCAACACAGGCGAGATGATGCGAAACGAGCTAGAGTTTTAG